A portion of the Sabethes cyaneus chromosome 3, idSabCyanKW18_F2, whole genome shotgun sequence genome contains these proteins:
- the LOC128739336 gene encoding uncharacterized protein LOC128739336: MAVNTTSIIERPSTKCPCCGEDHYMARCASFLNLTNKERLELVNNKRLCSNCFRPGHWVRDCNSSFSCRTCGRKHHSLIHPGFTVNNTTEGNTNNTTITKVARHGTSTNIATGGSEDQQQEPEVQEPVGSYAVGTKTGIYNVFLSTVVLQINDQNGNKHLARALLDNGSQANIISERMCQILKLKRRPVNIPICGVGQSENLARFAVSTHISSRVTEFSIGIDFLVLQRVTSQLPSVSISTSHWRIPAKLQLADPEFNICNKIDLIIGAEHFYQFLYEREMSHVPLGRGLPVLVDTVFGWVVSGKCSDLDVRSINCCVATSCDGLVKALERFWQAESIDEQPHWSKEEQDCETHYIKTHKRLEDGRYEVFMPKHVNFTRMVGNSKDMALNRFIKLEKRLERDTELKQQYCDFMREYLDLGHMRKLSEAEVQNNSEASVYYLPHHAVVKEASTTTKTLSNGHNWRHIAGKDNPADLVSRGMTADEFAKSEL, encoded by the exons ATGGCAGTTAATACTACTAGTATAATTGAACGACCATCAACAAAATGTCCGTGCTGCGGGGAGGACCACTACATGGCTCGTTGTGCTTCGTTTTTAAATTTAACTAACAAGGAAAGGTTAGAATTAGTTAACAATAAGCGCTTATGTAGTAATTGCTTTCGACCAGGACACTGGGTGCGCGATTGCAACTCAAGCTTCAGCTGTAGGACATGCGGGCGGAAACATCATTCTCTGATCCACCCTGGCTTTACGGTCAACAACACAACGGAAGGTAATACTAATAATACGACCATTACAAAGGTGGCACGGCACGGAACGTCTACCAATATTGCTACCGGCGGAAGCGAAGATCAACAACAAGAACCGGAAGTACAAGAACCTGTGGGATCATATGCTGTTGGAACCAAAACCGGGATATACAATGTTTTCTTGTCTACTGTAGTGTTGCAAATAAACGACCAGAATGGAAATAAACATCTCGCTAGAGCGCTGCTCGACAATGGATCTCAAGCAAACATTATTAGCGAAAGGATGTGTCAAATACTAAAACTCAAACGACGGCCAGTCAACATACCAATTTGCGGAGTCGGGCAATCAGAAAACTTAGCTAGATTCGCGGTTAGCACTCATATTTCCTCAAGGGTGACCGAATTTTCGATTGGTATCGATTTTCTAGTGCTACAACGGGTAACTTCTCAGCTTCCATCGGTATCCATTTCAACATCACATTGGAGAATCCCGGCCAAGCTGCAGTTAGCAGACCCAGAATTCAACATATGCAACAAGATTGATCTGATAATTGGAGCAGAGCATTTTTATCAATTCCTATATGAGCGCGAAATGAGTCATGTTCCGCTGGGACGCGGGCTTCCTGTGTTGGTAGATACGGTTTTTGGCTGGGTAGTTTCAGGAAAATGCTCGGATCTAGATGTTCGGTCCATTAATTGCTGCGTAGCTACATCTTGTGATGGTTTAGTAAAAGCACTTGAAAGGTTTTGGCAAGCAGAAAGCATCGATGAACAACCGCATTGGTCCAAAGAGGAGCAAGATTGCGAAACTCATTACATTAAAACCCACAAGCGGTTAGAAGACGGACGATACGAAGTATTTATGCCTAAGCATGTCAATTTTACCAGGATGGTGGGAAATTCGAAGGATATGGCGTTGAATCGTTTCATAAAATTGGAAAAACGGCTTGAGCGCGACACGGAATTGAAACAACAGTATTGCGATTTCATGCGGGAATATTTAGATCTGGGCCATATGCGTAAATTATCGGAAGCTGAAGTACAAAATAATTCAGAAGCAAGTGTTTACTATTTGCCGCATCATGCGGTGGTAAAGGAGGCCAGTACAACAACAAAG ACACTCTCCAATGGTCATAACTGGCGTCACATTGCCGGGAAGGACAATCCGGCGGACTTAGTTTCCAGGGGAATGACAGCGGATGAATTTGCCAAAAGTGAGCTTTGA